From Nymphaea colorata isolate Beijing-Zhang1983 chromosome 6, ASM883128v2, whole genome shotgun sequence, a single genomic window includes:
- the LOC116256900 gene encoding uncharacterized protein LOC116256900, with the protein MQRERERERQKRIIVVVAMKHRCFVSTFLSFFLLYRLGYRPATALPANGTGVHELLPKFGLPRGLLPQGVKSFSFSETDGRFLVLLEQPCYVEYEYLVYYDVNITGTLRYGSITDLKGIQVRKFFIWLDIDEIKVDLPPSDCIYFQVGIITKRLDVAQFANPRSCREGGCTWWDSVSFELPEPVMEEAMLITE; encoded by the exons atgcagagagagagagagagagagagacagaaaagaATCATCGTGGTCGTCGCCATGAAACACCGGTGCTTCGTTTCCACATTTTTGTCCTTCTTTCTGCTTTATCGGTTAGGCTATCGTCCGGCGACGGCGTTGCCGGCGAACGGGACGGGCGTGCACGAGCTGCTGCCCAAGTTTGGTCTGCCGCGAGGACTCTTACCCCAGGGAGTGAAGTCGTTTTCCTTCTCCGAGACCGACGGCAGATTCTTGGTGCTGCTTGAGCAGCCTTGCTACGTGGAGTACGAGTACCTCGTCTACTATGACGTGAATATCACCGGCACCCTTCGCTACGGCAGCATCACCGATCTTAAGGGCATACAGGTGAGGAAATTCTTCATTTGGTTGGACATCGACGAGATCAAGGTCGACTTGCCGCCCTCCGATTGCATCTACTTCCAGGTGGGGATCATCACCAAGCGGCTTGACGTGGCCCAGTTCGCCAACCCTCGTTCCTGCCGAGAAGGTGGCTGTACATGGTGGGATTCCGTTTCTTTCGAg TTGCCTGAGCCTGTAATGGAAGAGGCGATGCTAATCACGGAGTAG